One region of Daphnia pulicaria isolate SC F1-1A chromosome 7, SC_F0-13Bv2, whole genome shotgun sequence genomic DNA includes:
- the LOC124348642 gene encoding integrator complex subunit 6-like isoform X2, translating into MQCTSVHLSMIRQRSPESRGDRYMLLTFEEPPFNIKAGWKENLGTFMNELKNLQATGLSTLGVALKSAFDLLNVNRMQTGIDMYGQGRHPFFLEPAVIVAITDGGKLAYNGGIHEELNLPMNNNIPGAELTREPFRWDQRLFSLVLRLTGTPPLERDPMGLVPSDGSPIDTMCEVTGGRSYAITSHRMLMQCVDSLVQKIQSGVVIYFEKIGPDPPLLAEGKGDCSSSEVLLDDDSKAVFAGSSWQVCRRMIYVPRSAQKGFAVGFWPIPEAFWPDVNAPSLSPRTAHPVVQFTCTNQEPMIIENLPFDKYEVEPCPLTQYILSRKQASTCWQVFVPNSYRSSESGHPFGYLKASTNLQSVNLFVMPYNYPALLPLLDELFRVHRLRPTAEWRGHFANYLRTMPPYYAAPLRRALTRMGAPNLASTLIPESLDNNLSYSIVNYLKRLKHQAKVEFDRVCSEVGRTRQVVVDSIKVIPRSAFRKDFITNPNLIDKFLNLREQMNEFPGFALALKEREMRAQNLRNPFDIPRSTLLDQVARMRANFLQPSLAHTKLQDEDDVHSMPVGQMGNYQEYLKRIAPPLREIESTPVRQHMFGNPFKIDKRMMVDEADIDLVGGSSAQSGGRGAKRPSESPNPIPFRPSKRKAGPLPRDLYIRRPFSPLSSASPSPPPSPIPMLLGDMEIRPDSPLPSVNSPVFSSPTIGHVDSEDESDSLVIADYSIDPPAETSLLNGTSKCTLMEDPPIDNPIVTPFPLQTLTENGTIGSPDTLASTMTNHLVNGDIKDVYGNHENSSYSFLNCTGVGDKLSLNGNLRRSEIQEIQQHNLQVKSAACRAIKRPGRNFSGVFNELSRLKGSLDLRKSVVMDVISECLRFKRRILADLVRQFLNSLGRDPEVL; encoded by the exons ATGCAATGCACAAGTGTTCATTTATCCATG aTCAGGCAAAGGTCTCCAGAAAGTCGTGGTGATAGGTACATGCTTCTCACTTTTGAAGAACCTCCTTTCAATATTAAg GCTGGCTGGAAGGAAAATTTGGGAACATTTATGAATGAATTGAAGAATCTTCAAGCAACTGGACTATCAACACTGGGGGTTGCACTAAAAAGTGCATTTGACCTTTTAAATGTCAATCGAATGCAAACAGGCATTGACATGTATGGTCAAGGAAGgcatcctttttttctagaGCCTGCTGTTATAGTAGCAATAACTGATGGTGGAAAGCTAGCCTACAATGGAGGAATCCACGAAGAG TTGAATTTGCCAATGAACAACAACATTCCTGGTGCTGAATTGACACGTGAGCCGTTTCGTTGGGACCAGCGACTGTTTAGCTTAGTGTTAAGACTTACTGGAACTCCTCCTCTTGAAAGAGATCCTATGGGATTGGTGCCTAGTGATGGTTCTCCTATTGATACAATGTGTGAAGTGACAGGAGGACGTTCGTATGCCATAACCTCGCATCGTATGCTAATGCAGTGTGTTGATAGCTTGGTTCAAAAGATTCAAAGTGGCGTAGTTatatatttcgaaaaaattggACCCGATCCTCCACTTTTAGCAGaag GAAAAGGAGATTGTTCAAGTAGTGAAGTTTTGCTTGATGACGATAGTAAAGCCGTGTTTGCAGGATCATCCTGGCAGGTTTGTAGAAGAATGATATATGTCCCACGTTCAGCTCAAAAAGGTTTTGCTGTTGGATTTTGGCCTATTCCCGAGGCCTTTTGGCCAGATGTGAATGCTCCCTCACTG TCTCCTCGAACTGCTCATCCCGTTGTCCAGTTTACATGCACTAATCAAGAACCTATGATAATTGAAAATCTTCCGTTCGACAAGTATGAAGTGGAACCTTGTCCATTAACTCAATACATTCTATCAAGAAAGCAGGCGTCCACGTGTTGGCAG GTATTTGTTCCCAACAGCTACAGGAGTTCTGAGTCTGGACATCCATTTGGATATCTTAAAGCAAGCACAAATCTTCAATCGGTGAATCTTTTTGTGATGCCTTATAATTATCCTGCATTACTCCCACTTTTGGACGAACTTTTCCGAGTGCATCGTTTGAGACCAACAGCTGAATGGCGAGGGCATTTCGCAAACTACCTGCGAACTATGCCACCTTATTATGCCGCA CCACTGCGACGTGCTTTGACCAGGATGGGTGCCCCTAATTTAGCCTCTACATTGATACCTGAATCATTGGACAATAATCTGAGTTATAGCATagttaattatttgaaaaggttGAAACATCAGGCTAAGGTTGAATTTGACAGAGTTTGTTCCGAAGTTGGAAGAACTCGGCAGGTCGTTGTTGATTCTATTAAGGTCATTCCAAGATCTGCGTTTCGTAAAGACTTTATTACCAATCCCAACCTTATTG ACAAATTTCTGAATTTACGTGAGCAGATGAATGAATTTCCTGGTTTTGCTTTAGCTTTGAAAGAACGAGAAATGCGAGCTCAAAATCTTCGTAATCCTTTTGATATTCCTCGATCCACGCTTCTGGATCAAGTTGCCAGAATGAGGGCGAACTTTTTGCAACCTTCTCTAGCTCACACAAAATTGCAAGACGAAG ATGATGTACACAGTATGCCTGTTGGTCAGATGGGAAATTATCAGGAATATTTGAAGCGAATAGCCCCTCCTTTGAGAGAGATAGAATCGACACCAGTTAGACAACATATGTTTGGAAACCCCTTCAAAATTGACAAG CGGATGATGGTGGATGAAGCTGATATTGACCTAGTTGGTGGCAGTTCTGCACAAAGTGGTGGACGAGGAGCCAAGCGTCCTTCTGAATCTCCTAATCCGATTCCTTTTAGGCCGTCCAAACGGAAAGCTGGTCCATTGCCTCGTGATTTGTATATTCGACGACCGTTCTCACCGTTGTCTTCGGCGTCTCCTTCACCGCCGCCTTCTCCTATTCCAATGTTGCTTGGAGACATGGAAATCAGACCTGATAGTCCTTTGCCTAGTGTTAATTCTCCTGTATTCTCTTCGCCAACGATTGGGCATGTAGACAGCGAAGATGAATCTGATTCACTAGTCATAGCTGATTATAGTATTGATCCACCGGCTGAGACATCTCTTCTAAATGGAACTTCAAAGTGCACGCTTATGGAAGATCCTCCAATTGATAATCCGATAGTTACGCCTTTTCCACTCCAAACTTTGACTGAAAATGGTACAATAGGGAGTCCTGACACTCTTGCTTCTACCATGACCAATCATCTTGTTAATGGTGATATTAAAG ACGTATACGGAAACCACGAGAATAGCAGTTACAGTTTTCTTAATTGCACCGGCGTTGGCGACAAACTGTCTCTTAATGGAAATTTACGACGCTCCGAAATTCAAGAAATACAACAACATAATCTTCAAGTCAAATCTGCTGCATGTCGAGCAATTAAACGACCTGGCAGGA ATTTTAGTGGCGTTTTCAATGAACTTTCCCGTCTTAAAGGGTCGTTGGACTTACGCAAATCTGTAGTCATGGATGTTATCAGCGAATGTCTCAGATTTAAGCGTCGTATTTTGGCTGATCTTGTTAGGCAATTTCTTAACAGCCTTGGAAGAGACCCAGAAGTTTTATAA
- the LOC124348642 gene encoding integrator complex subunit 6-like isoform X1, giving the protein MTIIVFLVDTSASMNQRAYLGGRPSLLDVAKGAVETFVKIRQRSPESRGDRYMLLTFEEPPFNIKAGWKENLGTFMNELKNLQATGLSTLGVALKSAFDLLNVNRMQTGIDMYGQGRHPFFLEPAVIVAITDGGKLAYNGGIHEELNLPMNNNIPGAELTREPFRWDQRLFSLVLRLTGTPPLERDPMGLVPSDGSPIDTMCEVTGGRSYAITSHRMLMQCVDSLVQKIQSGVVIYFEKIGPDPPLLAEGKGDCSSSEVLLDDDSKAVFAGSSWQVCRRMIYVPRSAQKGFAVGFWPIPEAFWPDVNAPSLSPRTAHPVVQFTCTNQEPMIIENLPFDKYEVEPCPLTQYILSRKQASTCWQVFVPNSYRSSESGHPFGYLKASTNLQSVNLFVMPYNYPALLPLLDELFRVHRLRPTAEWRGHFANYLRTMPPYYAAPLRRALTRMGAPNLASTLIPESLDNNLSYSIVNYLKRLKHQAKVEFDRVCSEVGRTRQVVVDSIKVIPRSAFRKDFITNPNLIDKFLNLREQMNEFPGFALALKEREMRAQNLRNPFDIPRSTLLDQVARMRANFLQPSLAHTKLQDEDDVHSMPVGQMGNYQEYLKRIAPPLREIESTPVRQHMFGNPFKIDKRMMVDEADIDLVGGSSAQSGGRGAKRPSESPNPIPFRPSKRKAGPLPRDLYIRRPFSPLSSASPSPPPSPIPMLLGDMEIRPDSPLPSVNSPVFSSPTIGHVDSEDESDSLVIADYSIDPPAETSLLNGTSKCTLMEDPPIDNPIVTPFPLQTLTENGTIGSPDTLASTMTNHLVNGDIKDVYGNHENSSYSFLNCTGVGDKLSLNGNLRRSEIQEIQQHNLQVKSAACRAIKRPGRNFSGVFNELSRLKGSLDLRKSVVMDVISECLRFKRRILADLVRQFLNSLGRDPEVL; this is encoded by the exons atgaCAATAATCGTCTTCCTTGTTGATACATCGGCTTCTATGAATCAACGTGCCTATCTAGGAGGGCGTCCTTCACTGCTGGACGTGGCGAAGGGTGCTGTTGAGACTTTCGTAAAA aTCAGGCAAAGGTCTCCAGAAAGTCGTGGTGATAGGTACATGCTTCTCACTTTTGAAGAACCTCCTTTCAATATTAAg GCTGGCTGGAAGGAAAATTTGGGAACATTTATGAATGAATTGAAGAATCTTCAAGCAACTGGACTATCAACACTGGGGGTTGCACTAAAAAGTGCATTTGACCTTTTAAATGTCAATCGAATGCAAACAGGCATTGACATGTATGGTCAAGGAAGgcatcctttttttctagaGCCTGCTGTTATAGTAGCAATAACTGATGGTGGAAAGCTAGCCTACAATGGAGGAATCCACGAAGAG TTGAATTTGCCAATGAACAACAACATTCCTGGTGCTGAATTGACACGTGAGCCGTTTCGTTGGGACCAGCGACTGTTTAGCTTAGTGTTAAGACTTACTGGAACTCCTCCTCTTGAAAGAGATCCTATGGGATTGGTGCCTAGTGATGGTTCTCCTATTGATACAATGTGTGAAGTGACAGGAGGACGTTCGTATGCCATAACCTCGCATCGTATGCTAATGCAGTGTGTTGATAGCTTGGTTCAAAAGATTCAAAGTGGCGTAGTTatatatttcgaaaaaattggACCCGATCCTCCACTTTTAGCAGaag GAAAAGGAGATTGTTCAAGTAGTGAAGTTTTGCTTGATGACGATAGTAAAGCCGTGTTTGCAGGATCATCCTGGCAGGTTTGTAGAAGAATGATATATGTCCCACGTTCAGCTCAAAAAGGTTTTGCTGTTGGATTTTGGCCTATTCCCGAGGCCTTTTGGCCAGATGTGAATGCTCCCTCACTG TCTCCTCGAACTGCTCATCCCGTTGTCCAGTTTACATGCACTAATCAAGAACCTATGATAATTGAAAATCTTCCGTTCGACAAGTATGAAGTGGAACCTTGTCCATTAACTCAATACATTCTATCAAGAAAGCAGGCGTCCACGTGTTGGCAG GTATTTGTTCCCAACAGCTACAGGAGTTCTGAGTCTGGACATCCATTTGGATATCTTAAAGCAAGCACAAATCTTCAATCGGTGAATCTTTTTGTGATGCCTTATAATTATCCTGCATTACTCCCACTTTTGGACGAACTTTTCCGAGTGCATCGTTTGAGACCAACAGCTGAATGGCGAGGGCATTTCGCAAACTACCTGCGAACTATGCCACCTTATTATGCCGCA CCACTGCGACGTGCTTTGACCAGGATGGGTGCCCCTAATTTAGCCTCTACATTGATACCTGAATCATTGGACAATAATCTGAGTTATAGCATagttaattatttgaaaaggttGAAACATCAGGCTAAGGTTGAATTTGACAGAGTTTGTTCCGAAGTTGGAAGAACTCGGCAGGTCGTTGTTGATTCTATTAAGGTCATTCCAAGATCTGCGTTTCGTAAAGACTTTATTACCAATCCCAACCTTATTG ACAAATTTCTGAATTTACGTGAGCAGATGAATGAATTTCCTGGTTTTGCTTTAGCTTTGAAAGAACGAGAAATGCGAGCTCAAAATCTTCGTAATCCTTTTGATATTCCTCGATCCACGCTTCTGGATCAAGTTGCCAGAATGAGGGCGAACTTTTTGCAACCTTCTCTAGCTCACACAAAATTGCAAGACGAAG ATGATGTACACAGTATGCCTGTTGGTCAGATGGGAAATTATCAGGAATATTTGAAGCGAATAGCCCCTCCTTTGAGAGAGATAGAATCGACACCAGTTAGACAACATATGTTTGGAAACCCCTTCAAAATTGACAAG CGGATGATGGTGGATGAAGCTGATATTGACCTAGTTGGTGGCAGTTCTGCACAAAGTGGTGGACGAGGAGCCAAGCGTCCTTCTGAATCTCCTAATCCGATTCCTTTTAGGCCGTCCAAACGGAAAGCTGGTCCATTGCCTCGTGATTTGTATATTCGACGACCGTTCTCACCGTTGTCTTCGGCGTCTCCTTCACCGCCGCCTTCTCCTATTCCAATGTTGCTTGGAGACATGGAAATCAGACCTGATAGTCCTTTGCCTAGTGTTAATTCTCCTGTATTCTCTTCGCCAACGATTGGGCATGTAGACAGCGAAGATGAATCTGATTCACTAGTCATAGCTGATTATAGTATTGATCCACCGGCTGAGACATCTCTTCTAAATGGAACTTCAAAGTGCACGCTTATGGAAGATCCTCCAATTGATAATCCGATAGTTACGCCTTTTCCACTCCAAACTTTGACTGAAAATGGTACAATAGGGAGTCCTGACACTCTTGCTTCTACCATGACCAATCATCTTGTTAATGGTGATATTAAAG ACGTATACGGAAACCACGAGAATAGCAGTTACAGTTTTCTTAATTGCACCGGCGTTGGCGACAAACTGTCTCTTAATGGAAATTTACGACGCTCCGAAATTCAAGAAATACAACAACATAATCTTCAAGTCAAATCTGCTGCATGTCGAGCAATTAAACGACCTGGCAGGA ATTTTAGTGGCGTTTTCAATGAACTTTCCCGTCTTAAAGGGTCGTTGGACTTACGCAAATCTGTAGTCATGGATGTTATCAGCGAATGTCTCAGATTTAAGCGTCGTATTTTGGCTGATCTTGTTAGGCAATTTCTTAACAGCCTTGGAAGAGACCCAGAAGTTTTATAA